The Pristiophorus japonicus isolate sPriJap1 chromosome 31, sPriJap1.hap1, whole genome shotgun sequence genome has a segment encoding these proteins:
- the LOC139240389 gene encoding serine protease 1-like: MSLILIVLLLGAAAAAPLDEKIINGWECRAHSQPWQVFLTFNGQRWCGGSLINRQWIVSAAHCYQPPSILVAHLGEHVLSSPEGTEQRLQVAKAIVHPEYTRLNLNNDIMLLKLTLPARLDQYVRPIALPSRCPSAGTQCITSGWGNLVTNGVQYPDVLQCLSQPILPEADCWRAYPAYFTENMFCSGFWEGGQSTCQGDSGGPVVCEGELQGITSWGYDCAMRNHPSVFVKVCNYNRWIEQIIASN, from the exons ATGTCACTCATCCTCATCGTACTGCTCCTCGGGGCTGCAG CCGCTGCTCCGCTGGATGAGAAGATCATTAATGGATGGGAATGTCGAGCTCATTCTCAGCCCTGGCAGGTCTTCCTGACCTTCAATGGCCAGCGATGGTGTGGGGGATCGCTGATCAATCGGCAGTGGATCGTGTCGGCCGCTCATTGTTACCAGCC TCCCAGCATCCTGGTGGCCCACCTCGGGGAGCACGTCCTGAGTTCGCCAGAGGGCACGGAGCAGCGTCTGCAGGTGGCCAAGGCCATCGTCCACCCCGAATACACCCGGCTCAACCTCAACAACGACATTATGCTGCTCAAGCTGACCTTACCCGCCCGATTGGACCAGTACGTCCGGCCCATCGCCCTGCCCAGCCGATGTCCCTCGGCTGGGACCCAGTGCATCACCTCCGGCTGGGGCAACCTGGTGACCAACGGAG TGCAATACCCCGATGTCCTGCAGTGCCTGAGCCAGCCCATCCTGCCCGAGGCTGATTGCTGGCGAGCGTATCCGGCATACTTCACGGAGAACATGTTCTGCTCGGGATTCTGGGAAGGTGGTCAGAGCACGTGCCAG GGCGATTCCGGGGGCCCAGTGGTGTGTGAGGGCGAGTTGCAAGGCATCACGTCCTGGGGATACGACTGTGCGATGAGAAACCACCCCAGCGTCTTTGTCAAAGTCTGCAACTACAACCGCTGGATCGAGCAGATCATCGCATCGAACTGA